Within the Plutella xylostella chromosome 20, ilPluXylo3.1, whole genome shotgun sequence genome, the region AAACTCTTACCACTTGTAGTCAGAATTTTATTAGATGCCTTTGTCCTTGTGGTGTGGTTTTGATGTGATGGTTTTCTTGTTTAGAGTGGCatgttttcatattattttctaaCCACTCAACACTCAACCTAGGTTTAACCAATATCTTTTTAAATTCCAGATGGTGAGGAGGCTGTAGGGGACAACACAGACGAGGCTAACGACAGCGTAGCACGGATACTCAAGCAGCTGCAGTCCAATGGGGCACTGATCAAGAAGCCCAAAGAGGAGTACCATTGCTACACCTGCGAGGAGGACTTCCAGGCGCGCGGGCAGTTCCACCGACACCTGCTGCAGCACGTGTCCCTCCCGAGCATCATCCTCGAGAAGCTGCCCTCAGACGACGAGCTGGACCTCTCCGGGGACGAGCACTGGTCCGATGAAGACGACCTACCGGACACGCCGGCCAAAGCGCCACAAAAAATCGACGTCTCGCAACTACTCAAACAGAAGGGCATACAGATAAAAGCTCCAGTGACTCCGACCAAAACAGCTGATTCAGCACTGAGTAAACTAAGTGGACTGGGATTCACGATAAAAAAGAATGCTACCCCCATCAAGCAGGAGAAGGCTGATGAGAAGCCTGTCGGTAAGGACATCATGCAGAAACTCGGCATGTTGGGCGGGATCAAACTGAAGATCAAGTCGGATGGCGGCAATTCTAACTTCAAAGTGGTTAATGGGCTAAGAGATTTCCAAACGTCAGAcaatgaagatgaggatgagcCCAAAGACTCTGACGAGGATCCGGACAAGGCGCAGGACGCGTCCGGCGGCGAGGGGTCAGGTGATGAAGACGCCACACAGAAAACAAACAACAGGAAAAACTCAGATAGTGACGACTCAATTGACAAAATACCTCTGGCCAACTCAAAGAGAATACAAATTAGCAACGCAAAGAACAACACTCACACAGAACTAGTGGAGCCTAAAGCTGAGCCGGCAGACCTGCCGAAACCAGGGCTGATCCGAAGAGCTATGAAGCAGACTCCCAAACGAGGCACGAATATACTGCCTGGGACGCAGATCAGGCCACAGCAAGTGAGCGAGTCCCGCGCCGCGACCCCGCAGGCCCCCGCCCCAGCCCCGGCCCCCGTCGCACCCCCCGCGACCCCCGCCGCGGCTCCCGCGCCGCAAGACATCGTTGTCAAACAAGAAGTGACTGACTCCGACCACACACAACCTTCCAATGCCCCCCTATTCTCGGGCCAGATCAAAACGGAACGCTCATCGCCACCCATCACAGATGTGATATCCACACCGCTCATATCCAGAGTGAAAAGCGAGTCGGAAACGGAGCCAGTCACGCCTAATGCCGCTCAGCCGCTGTTCACTAACAACACGCCGGCCGCGCCGCTGCTCCCTAAGACGGAAAGCTCCAGCGTCACCATCATAGAGATCAACGGCGATTCCAACGACGAGGACGACGACTGCTGCGTGGTGTCGTCCACGCCCGCGCCGGATATCAAACCCACCATCATACCAAAGACGGAGAACACTCCCTACTCCACGTCGTCGTACCCCACGCTGCACTCCACGctcaccgccgccgcgcccgccgccggcAGACCGCTCGCCACCACGGAGAAGCAACACAGCTTCAACTGGAACGCGCCCGACACGAAGCCGCCCATAGACATGCTCGAGCGCAGCGCCGACGACATCTTCGAGAGCCTTCTCTCGTCCACGAAGAAGGAGGGGGGATCCCTGTCGGATACCAGTGAGTACATCTCGCTGGACCGGCTCGGGTCGCAGCACGCGTGCGACGTGTGCAACTCGCGCTACACGACGGCGGGCGCGCTGGACGACCACATCCGCGCCACCGGCCACTCCGCCAGCGTGGTGCTGCCCTCCGCGCCCTACGCCGGCGCGCTCGTGCCCGCCTCCTCCTCGCTGCTGACCAGCCTGCTGCCCGTCAAGCAGCTCGCCGAGCAGGTGGGCAAGCTGTCCGCCATCGGCCCCGGCGCCAGCCCCTACGCCACGCACCAGCAGAACGTCATGATCAACATCCAGGCGTACCCCGGCGCCGGCGGCATGCCCCCCCCCGCCTACCCCTCCTCCTACCCGCAGCAGGGATACCCCCCCGGCGGCGGCATGTACCAGCAGCAGCAGTACCCGCCGCAGTACATGaaccagcagcagcagcagtacGCGCAGTACCAGCCGCCCATGTCCAAGGCGGGCTACCCCGGCGCCGCGCCCGGCCCCTACGTGAGCGTGGCCTCGTCCTCGCCCTACTCCGCCGCGTCGCCGCTGCAGGGCATGCAGCAGGCGGTGTACGGGCAGGCGCCCATGATGAGCCAGCCGCCGCAGATGGGGATGGTAGGTCAGATGGGGCCCCCGAGCGCGCCCTCCCCGGGCAACCCGTACGCGCAGGCGACCAGCCCGGGCGGGGCCatgcgcccgccgccgccgcccgggcCCAGCGCCAGCGGCATCCGCATACAGAACGTGCAGACCTTCTCCCCCGGCCAGCTGGGGGCGCCCGGGGGGCCCGCGGCCGTGGGCGCGCCACGGGGGGCGGGGCCGCGACCCCGCGCGCCCGGCgtgcgcggcgcgcggcccACCATCCGGCCCGGCATCCAGGTGCAGGGGCAGGCGCGcggcccgcgccccgccgccccgcgcgcgcccCTCAAGcggccgggcggcggcgcgggcggcccGCAGCAGAAGCGCCGCGACATGCTGCTGCCCGGCAAGCACGACAACGAGGACTGCCACGTCATGGCCATGCAGAAGCAGCGCGAGGGCATGCCGCTCATCCACAGCGTGCAGGGCGCCAAGGACAAGCTGAGCCTCGGCAGCCAGATCTCCATCACGAAGAAGTCGGTGCCGAAGCCGTCCAACGCCATGGCGCACATGCTGGCGTCGCGCGGCATCAGCATCAAGCAGAAGCCGCGCAGCCGCTCGCCGTCGCCCGAgcggcccgcgccgcgcctgcCCTCGCTGCCCGCCGGCATGAGCATCCGCCACGCGCCGCGCGCCAGCTCCTTCAGCATCCccgaggcgggcggcggccTGCACTCGTGCAAGCTCTGCCGCAAGTCCTTCATGAGCGCCGCGTCGCTGTCGGCGCACGCGCAGGCCGCGCACCCGCAGAGCAAGCTGCCCGTGTTCAAGTGCGACGAGTGCCCCGCCTCCTACCCCAAGTCGCTGCAGCTGCAGCACCACAAGCGCACGTTCCACAACGTGACCGGCCCCAACCGCGAGCTGGGCCTGCCCGTGGTGGACCTGTCGCAGCCCGACAACGTGCAGCGACTCAGTAATTTAGGTATTTACCACTATATTCCGCTGGCGAGCCGCGAGAACGCGGACGGCAGCTACGGCATCCCGGTGGTGTCGGTCAGCAACATGCACAACGGGCTGGCCACCAGCATCCAGGCGCTGGGCGCCGACGGGCTGCTGAGCCTCGGCCCGCTCAAGCAAGCGTAGCTCTCGTGTTCCTAGGTTGTGGTTGTAGACACTCTGGTGTTGCTGATGATTTTGGTTTATATCCAGTCAATTCGGTCTTCAAAGTCCGCCTTGACAATTAAATTGTagcttattaaaataatttaagtaaatgctaaTGCGCCCTCTCACagaatgaatgaataataatGCAATGTATGATTTCTAGTTTTAAGAAAGAGTTGTGTTGTATTACTAATATAAGTAAGTCTAAATGTGTGTGCCCAATGTTACAGTGGCTACATTATTAAGCATGAACTCAAAGACCTTGGCAGGTACTTAGTTgcgtatttatgtattaattcAACATTATCGAATGTTGCCAGTTTGACTGATAGCATTATTATTTCCAATATATaagctatatttttttgtacgaAATTGTGATATTAAATTGTATACTAAATGATTTGATTAGGTTTAAGTGCAATAGAAATtcaaaatatgataaaaactgtttagtttaaaaacatgaaaaatcTCGAAGTCTCCATTTTGTAATACTTTagaaataaagtattaaattacCATAGGGAACGACTTTATAAGAAATTAAAACAGGTTTAATGTTTCTTTAATATCAATAGAGttcta harbors:
- the LOC105380955 gene encoding flocculation protein FLO11, whose protein sequence is MATKIENDLPPSPTNDESDGEEAVGDNTDEANDSVARILKQLQSNGALIKKPKEEYHCYTCEEDFQARGQFHRHLLQHVSLPSIILEKLPSDDELDLSGDEHWSDEDDLPDTPAKAPQKIDVSQLLKQKGIQIKAPVTPTKTADSALSKLSGLGFTIKKNATPIKQEKADEKPVGKDIMQKLGMLGGIKLKIKSDGGNSNFKVVNGLRDFQTSDNEDEDEPKDSDEDPDKAQDASGGEGSGDEDATQKTNNRKNSDSDDSIDKIPLANSKRIQISNAKNNTHTELVEPKAEPADLPKPGLIRRAMKQTPKRGTNILPGTQIRPQQVSESRAATPQAPAPAPAPVAPPATPAAAPAPQDIVVKQEVTDSDHTQPSNAPLFSGQIKTERSSPPITDVISTPLISRVKSESETEPVTPNAAQPLFTNNTPAAPLLPKTESSSVTIIEINGDSNDEDDDCCVVSSTPAPDIKPTIIPKTENTPYSTSSYPTLHSTLTAAAPAAGRPLATTEKQHSFNWNAPDTKPPIDMLERSADDIFESLLSSTKKEGGSLSDTSEYISLDRLGSQHACDVCNSRYTTAGALDDHIRATGHSASVVLPSAPYAGALVPASSSLLTSLLPVKQLAEQVGKLSAIGPGASPYATHQQNVMINIQAYPGAGGMPPPAYPSSYPQQGYPPGGGMYQQQQYPPQYMNQQQQQYAQYQPPMSKAGYPGAAPGPYVSVASSSPYSAASPLQGMQQAVYGQAPMMSQPPQMGMVGQMGPPSAPSPGNPYAQATSPGGAMRPPPPPGPSASGIRIQNVQTFSPGQLGAPGGPAAVGAPRGAGPRPRAPGVRGARPTIRPGIQVQGQARGPRPAAPRAPLKRPGGGAGGPQQKRRDMLLPGKHDNEDCHVMAMQKQREGMPLIHSVQGAKDKLSLGSQISITKKSVPKPSNAMAHMLASRGISIKQKPRSRSPSPERPAPRLPSLPAGMSIRHAPRASSFSIPEAGGGLHSCKLCRKSFMSAASLSAHAQAAHPQSKLPVFKCDECPASYPKSLQLQHHKRTFHNVTGPNRELGLPVVDLSQPDNVQRLSNLGIYHYIPLASRENADGSYGIPVVSVSNMHNGLATSIQALGADGLLSLGPLKQA